The Coffea arabica cultivar ET-39 chromosome 2c, Coffea Arabica ET-39 HiFi, whole genome shotgun sequence genome includes the window CAGGAAGTGGACTTGGGATCTCTCCCAGGACAGTTCCATCCAACCCTCTTCGGTTAACGTAATTCTGGTATTATTCGGTGTGGGGTTAATAACAGTTACCCCCAACTTTGGGCACACATTTTACCACCATCAAACTTAAAAATACACACTTCACCTTCGTAAGACCAATCAACCTTGAAAATCTTAATtcattatttcttaaaaaaaagaGTATTATGACAACATTACCATTTTGTTGCAAAAAATCATTTATAGTTTACTAGTATTGTCCTTctcttgcccaaaaaaaaaaaatttttttgaagtttgatttaatatttattttcctttaagTTAAAAAAACAGGGCATACGAgctttttttaacaattttggtTAAGTATTTAATAGCtgactgatttgaaaaataaaaaataacagtACTATTATTTTAGCAGTATATATAAACTAATataacaaaaaatatttttttaaaaaaaataagaagtttaatattatcttattttttccaaaattttgctAACCCTATCTATTGTCATAAATGTGTTATTTAttcttattgtttgatttaagGTTTAATAAATTGAATAAAGTAATTATTAAAtgtaaattttcttaattttagtATCAATTTGATATTTTTGTAAAGTAGATGCCGTATAGAAAAAGTATATCTTCTAGCAATATAAGGGCAATAATAATGGTAAGTTATAAATATTTtctcataaataaataaaagggtaATAATGTTGTTgcacttattattattattagtgttGCTGTTATTTCTAACTTTGACTAATTTTCATGGGAATAAAATATACACGTTTAAGATTGAGAGTAGTAAAGTGTGGCTACCTCCCAAGTTCACGGAGGCAAAATATGATTAACCCTTTGGCATATACTCATACTTGGGCACCTTTGATGTAATTGTGAAATTTATTAACTCATATAATTAAGTAGTGTAAAATTCATGCTTCTACTAAAATTCTGTGATTTTATGCCCAATGTTATAGGAAATTACATCAACCTAGACAGAACTCAACTGGACACGCCTCGTTTCCATAGACTTGGCTGACGGTGAGATGTGGATCGACTACTCTCTAATTTTGTCCCCGCTAAATTGTTTAGAAGTGAAAATATACTTTGTTACTAGCTGAGTATCTCATGTATTATCTATCTTTTTATGTGAACTTTGCTAATATACGCGCTTTGTTATTGGAATGTTTCTCAAAAGGATAATAGTTTCATTAGAAAAAACGTCGTCCACTTTTTCAAAATGTAGGGCTAAGGTTAAGATTGGATTAAAGATTGATTTATTAACCATATAGATAAAGAGGGAAAGCCCCCTGTCACGTAGGATGGTCGTCCGCCCATGTGGTGCGTGGGGATTGGTCGGTGGTGATGATATGGAGCTGATGTTGGACcggtttttcttctcttttttggtttttttttttgccctttgaTCAACCAAACGGCGTCGTATGTGAATGAATCTTCAACCACtttttttcttcactttctttctctctctttcattCAAGCGCAGGCAGTTGTCGATGTCAACAACTCTTAAAAGACCAGTTCCTATTGCTATTATCCGCTGGACAAAATTCCTTCTTCATGAGACTCCAGAGGTTTCCTCTGAATTTCTGCCAGTTGATTGTACTTGAAAGAGGTTATAATCTCAATTGGAGGGGCCAGATTTGTTTCTTCTGATAGAATTGCTGGACGATGGGCTCGAGGTGGAAAATGGGCTACTAATCTTCCTCCCCTCCCTGTATCGATTTCTCCCATTTCTCCCTCCTGTTCTTCTTcatctccctccctccctccctccctcgaGTGATTATAgctaattttttctattttttctgcTATTTCCTTGGCTAAAAAACAACCAATTTTTCCTCACTCTTTCGTGTCTTTTTCTGAAACAGCGAGGAAGGGGAAGTTCAATATTTCATCTCCACTCTCCACTATCTATGCGAACTTGTAGAGTACAGATATGGTAatttttcttcccctttcttTCCGTGATTaatgtatttttttcatttcaattttatttctactattttattttttatttttagttccaAGAAAAACTTTTAATATGGTCTAAGATGGTGAATAATTGATGATTAGTTAGCTTTtagatatttatttattttattttttgtacctACTTGGTTTTTTAttgttccatttttcttttttggttttgcCTTTCTTGGATTTCTTCTGCAGCAGGGAGGAAAAATAACCACCCATGAAAGACAACTGCTGAGGGAAAATGtaagttttgttttattattctgATTTAATTTTTGCCTTTAAATTACTCTCTTCAGACCTCAAATGATGGTATGCTTTTCTTTGTAGCCATTTTCTTTGGCATTTGCTCtttttgagttttctttttagtcatttttttggTGTCTTTCATGCAAGTGTTTTGTTGATCTCCTGCTCAAAAAAAGCAATCCACATGGTAACTAAAAAGATCAGTTGTTTAAAATAGATTTTTTCATCTTTAAAATGTCTTTCTATTTGCTTCAGTTCTTCCAGTTCCCTTTCTTCATTGGGTTTTCAGCACTTGATGAATTAATACATTTCTCTTGTAGGAATCAAGAACTTCCATTTCAAGTTGGTCATTGACCAAAATTTTGAGTTACACTAGCAGCACTAAGAATAATTTGATTGGAGTTCACACTGATGTTCCTGCGCCTGATATGGGAACAAATGCACAGGTCAGTGCAAAACTGGTTTTCGACAACATGATATGATTGGAGTACATATCTAGGTGGCATTTTTTGCTTTTGGAGAAAAAGATAGTGATAAACACAACATTGTCTATGAAGCTCATCCAATTAACTGGATTTGAAATGTCTCGCATTTGAGCAGACAATGGCTTGGATACTGGATGAGTACTCTAAATTCCATGGCTATTCACCTGCAATAGTAACTGGAAAACCTGTAGTAAATTATCCAATTCCAAATGTATAAGGATCAatgtataaaaattttccactTTTATTTATCGGAAGAAATTAAAATTCTTTGGTGACAGGATCTTGATGGATCCCTCGGTAGAGATGCAGCAAGAGGGAGGGGAGTACTCTTTGCAACTAAAGTGCTGCTTAATGAATATGGAAAGAGTATTGCTAGGCAATGATTTGTTGTGCAGGTAACACCACTGGGAAGTGTGCCTTCGGTTTATAATATGTTTGAATACTGTGGGATGCATTTGTAGTTTCAAGTGTACCTTTAGTTTCTGATATGCTCAAATACTGTGGGATGCATTTTGTTGAAACTACAAGCTCATTCAAAGAGCCTTCCTTGAGGACTTAGAAGTTACATCACAAAATGTCTCATGACTCGTGAGAAGAGAAAGCAagttaaaaagtcaaaaattatCGAATGTCATATGATCAtagaattttcttcttgatttcagGGATTTGGTAATGTCGGATCCTGGGCTGCTCAACTTATCAGTGAACAAGGGGAAAAGGTAATTGGCGTAAGTAATATAACAAGAGCCATAAAGCATGGTAAGGGAATTGACGTACCAAACCTATGGAAGCATGTCAGGGAAAACCATGGAGTGGTGCTGACAGTGTTGATCCCAATTCTATTTTGCTTGAAGACTGATATTCTTATTCCTGCAGCCCTCAAAGGTGTTATCAATAGGTGGTTCTTCTAGCCTTAACATAGATTTTGTCCGACACTTGGTATCTTGCTTTTATGTGATTTTATTACTTACAATACAAATGGACatttgaattgattgaaggGATAATGCAGATAGTAAAGCCAAATTTATAATTGACGCAGCTAATCATCGTATTGATCCAGAAGCAGATGAGGTTAGTATGCGAGGTCAAAAGGCAGTGTCTCGGAGCAAAATAACTTGTGCAGTGAAGCAACTTAACTAACCTTGGCTTTAATTTACAAATATTAACAAAGAAGGGAGTTGTTATACTCCCAGACATATATGCAAATTCCGGAGGTGTTATAGTGACTTCAAGTGGGTTCAGGTATCCATTTAGCCCTTCATCTCATAATAATCCAGAAAACCTCTTTTCTTATTTCAGCACCTTTAGTACTTTTTGGTCCCTTtctatatctcaaatattaaaTTCTAAGCACCCACTTGAAATTGTGAGTAAGTTACTATTTTAATTAAACACCTTAAATTTTCTATTCCTTGACTAAAAAAGGAATtaaattgctgcataactgtAGTTTTGCCTCTTTAATGATAAACTGCAATGTTTAATAGCTTGGAAATTCtcattagaaaaatcagatttggtttacTTAAGTATGTATTTACAAAACATGATGTTCTCTTAGATTTGTAACATCTCAGTGAGGTTAAGCCTGGAATATTGAACCTTACAATTGCTTATTTTACTTTGTAAAATTGAACTTAATTGAGGTTAGCCTAAACAGAAAATTGTGTGAGAAGCATGAAGGTGGCATTCCAATTGATAGGTTCAAAGAGATGAATGTAATGCAGACCTTCAACTTGTGTTAAAGTCTTTATGCAGGAAAGAACTTAAAGGAATGGCATGTTACCTTTGAAGATGACTTGGTAGAACTTGCTAATTTGTTACAGAAAAACCTTAGATCCATTTGTCGCcagtccttttttcttttctttttgtgtcTCGGATAGCTTGAGTACAATCATAGAAATCGAAATAAGATCTTTATTGGGATTcttaaattatttcatgcaattaGTGGCCTTAAATTGTAATATGTAGAATTCTAAGTAACTAGCTTGGATTATGGTAATGGTTCGGTTTTCTTGCTCTTGAGAATGTTTTACACTTGAGCTGATGATGATCAAGACATGCAAGAACAAGAATTCAATGTTCGTGATTTCCTAAGTTACGACTTGTAGTTTCCTATATTTGATGATTACAACCATGCCTATTGATCTCTTT containing:
- the LOC113728220 gene encoding glutamate dehydrogenase-like isoform X2; the protein is MGGKITTHERQLLRENESRTSISSWSLTKILSYTSSTKNNLIGVHTDVPAPDMGTNAQDLDGSLGRDAARGRGVLFATKVLLNEYGKSIARQ
- the LOC113728220 gene encoding glutamate dehydrogenase-like isoform X1, translating into MQGGKITTHERQLLRENESRTSISSWSLTKILSYTSSTKNNLIGVHTDVPAPDMGTNAQDLDGSLGRDAARGRGVLFATKVLLNEYGKSIARQ